Proteins encoded by one window of Manihot esculenta cultivar AM560-2 chromosome 10, M.esculenta_v8, whole genome shotgun sequence:
- the LOC110623958 gene encoding QWRF motif-containing protein 2 isoform X1 produces MVAVIPQAAATSTDIPKRPPLLPSEKDQHNNGGHHVPARKPRGKQVPSRYLSPSPSSSTTTTTTTTTSTSSSSSSSFSKRFPSPLISRSTNSGAAHIPSSFSSFSGPKRSQSVDRRRSVTPRPTTPNPESKQGNATEMSVATRMLITSTRSLSVSFQGEAFSLPISKAKAVSSPNVGRKATPERRKATPVRDQGENSRPVDQHRWPGRSRGGNLGSTERNPLFSRSLDCSGGEKRIMGSGLMMVKSLQQSMMVDERRLSLDLGNAKQSPDANSVNDSSLTGDLTASDSDSVSSGSTSGLHELGGGISKGKSGARGIAVSARFWQETNSRLRRLQDPGSPLSSSPTSRMGISSKTIQSKRFYSDAPLASPRTIASSPIRGATRPASPSKLWTPSASSPSRGISSPLRGRPISSNSSSTPSILSFSVDLRRGKIGEDRIVDAHTLRLLYNRYLQWRFVNARADATFMVQRLNAEKNLWNAWVTISELRHSVILKRIKLLLLRQKLKLTSILKGQITYLEEWSHLDRDHSTSLEGATEALKASTLRLPIVGKAIADVQNLKDAIGSAVDVMQAMASSVCSLSAKVEEINSLVVEIVNVTAKEKYFLEQCKGFLSTLAAMQVKDCSLRTHIIQLNRLRTTSNLTTRV; encoded by the exons ATGGTGGCTGTCATTCCTCAAGCAGCTGCTACTTCCACTGATATTCCAAAGAGACCCCCTCTGTTACCTTCTGAGAAAGACCAACACAACAATGGTGGTCACCATGTTCCTGCGAGAAAACCCAGAGGAAAACAAGTCCCTTCTAGATatctttctccttctccttcatcttctactaccacaacaacaacaactacTACTAGTAcaagttcttcttcttcttcttcgttttCTAAGAGATTCCCTTCACCCTTAATTTCACGCTCCACAAATTCTGGTGCAGCACATATTccatcttccttttcttctttttcgggACCCAAAAGATCCCAATCTGTAGATAGAAGGCGGTCAGTGACTCCAAGGCCAACAACGCCTAACCCTGAGTCTAAACAAGGCAATGCCACTGAAATGTCCGTTGCAACTAGGATGTTGATCACTTCTACCAGGAGTTTATCGGTTTCTTTTCAAGGGGAAGCATTTTCACTCCCGATTAGCAAGGCTAAGGCTGTGAGTTCTCCAAATGTCGGTAGAAAGGCCACTCCAGAGAGGAGGAAAGCGACTCCTGTGAGAGATCAGGGGGAGAATTCGAGGCCTGTTGATCAGCACAGGTGGCCGGGGAGAAGTAGAGGAGGGAATTTGGGTTCGACGGAAAGAAATCCGTTGTTTTCTAGGAGTTTAGATTGTAGTGGTGGCGAGAAGAGGATTATGGGATCTGGGTTGATGATGGTGAAGTCATTGCAGCAATCAATGATGGTTGATGAGAGGAGATTGAGCTTAGATTTAGGCAATGCTAAGCAAAGCCCAGATGCCAATTCGGTGAATGATTCTTCTCTAACTGGTGATCTCACTGCATCTGATAGTGATAGTGTTTCCTCTGGTAGCACATCAGGGCTGCATGAATTAGGTGGTGGGATTTCCAAAGGGAAAAGTGGAGCTCGTGGCATTGCTGTATCTGCAAGGTTTTGGCAAGAAACCAATAGCAGATTGAGACGGCTACAGGATCCGGGTTCACCATTATCTTCTAGTCCAACTTCCAGAATGGGCATTTCATCAAAAACCATTCAATCAAAAAGATTTTATAGCGATGCTCCTTTGGCATCTCCCAGAACAATTGCTTCTTCACCTATTAGGGGAGCCACGAGGCCTGCATCGCCTAGTAAGCTTTGGACACCTTCAGCTTCATCTCCTTCAAGAGGGATTTCTAGCCCTTTAAGGGGGAGACCCATAAGCAGTAATTCTAGTAGTACACCTTCAATTCTTAGTTTCTCTGTTGATTTAAGGAGAGGGAAGATTGGGGAGGACCGAATTGTTGATGCACATACGTTAAGGCTTCTGTATAACCGTTACTTGCAGTGGCGGTTTGTAAATGCAAGGGCAGATGCTACCTTCATGGTGCAGAGACTAAATGCAGAG AAAAATTTGTGGAATGCATGGGTAACAATCTCAGAACTACGGCATTCTGTCATTCTTAAAAGAATCAAGTTACTGTTGCTGAGACAAAAGTTGAAGCTAACTTCTATCCTCAAGGGACAA ATTACTTATTTAGAAGAATGGTCTCATCTGGATAGAGATCACTCCACCTCTTTGGAAGGAGCAACTGAAGCTTTAAAGGCCAGTACTCTTCGTCTTCCAATCGTTGGAAAAGCGATA GCTGATGTTCAAAATCTAAAGGATGCTATTGGTTCTGCAGTCGATGTAATGCAAGCAATGGCATCCTCTGTATGCTCACTATCAGCAAAG GTGGAGGAAATCAATTCCTTGGTGGTTGAAATTGTTAATGTGACagcaaaagaaaaatattttcttgaacAATGTAAAGGTTTCTTGTCCACATTGGCAGCCATGCAG GTTAAGGACTGTAGCTTGAGAACGCATATAATACAATTAAATCGATTACGGACTACAAGCAATCTGACAACACGTGTCTAG
- the LOC110623958 gene encoding QWRF motif-containing protein 2 isoform X2, protein MVAVIPQAAATSTDIPKRPPLLPSEKDQHNNGGHHVPARKPRGKQVPSRYLSPSPSSSTTTTTTTTTSTSSSSSSSFSKRFPSPLISRSTNSGAAHIPSSFSSFSGPKRSQSVDRRRSVTPRPTTPNPESKQGNATEMSVATRMLITSTRSLSVSFQGEAFSLPISKAKAVSSPNVGRKATPERRKATPVRDQGENSRPVDQHRWPGRSRGGNLGSTERNPLFSRSLDCSGGEKRIMGSGLMMVKSLQQSMMVDERRLSLDLGNAKQSPDANSVNDSSLTGDLTASDSDSVSSGSTSGLHELGGGISKGKSGARGIAVSARFWQETNSRLRRLQDPGSPLSSSPTSRMGISSKTIQSKRFYSDAPLASPRTIASSPIRGATRPASPSKLWTPSASSPSRGISSPLRGRPISSNSSSTPSILSFSVDLRRGKIGEDRIVDAHTLRLLYNRYLQWRFVNARADATFMVQRLNAEITYLEEWSHLDRDHSTSLEGATEALKASTLRLPIVGKAIADVQNLKDAIGSAVDVMQAMASSVCSLSAKVEEINSLVVEIVNVTAKEKYFLEQCKGFLSTLAAMQVKDCSLRTHIIQLNRLRTTSNLTTRV, encoded by the exons ATGGTGGCTGTCATTCCTCAAGCAGCTGCTACTTCCACTGATATTCCAAAGAGACCCCCTCTGTTACCTTCTGAGAAAGACCAACACAACAATGGTGGTCACCATGTTCCTGCGAGAAAACCCAGAGGAAAACAAGTCCCTTCTAGATatctttctccttctccttcatcttctactaccacaacaacaacaactacTACTAGTAcaagttcttcttcttcttcttcgttttCTAAGAGATTCCCTTCACCCTTAATTTCACGCTCCACAAATTCTGGTGCAGCACATATTccatcttccttttcttctttttcgggACCCAAAAGATCCCAATCTGTAGATAGAAGGCGGTCAGTGACTCCAAGGCCAACAACGCCTAACCCTGAGTCTAAACAAGGCAATGCCACTGAAATGTCCGTTGCAACTAGGATGTTGATCACTTCTACCAGGAGTTTATCGGTTTCTTTTCAAGGGGAAGCATTTTCACTCCCGATTAGCAAGGCTAAGGCTGTGAGTTCTCCAAATGTCGGTAGAAAGGCCACTCCAGAGAGGAGGAAAGCGACTCCTGTGAGAGATCAGGGGGAGAATTCGAGGCCTGTTGATCAGCACAGGTGGCCGGGGAGAAGTAGAGGAGGGAATTTGGGTTCGACGGAAAGAAATCCGTTGTTTTCTAGGAGTTTAGATTGTAGTGGTGGCGAGAAGAGGATTATGGGATCTGGGTTGATGATGGTGAAGTCATTGCAGCAATCAATGATGGTTGATGAGAGGAGATTGAGCTTAGATTTAGGCAATGCTAAGCAAAGCCCAGATGCCAATTCGGTGAATGATTCTTCTCTAACTGGTGATCTCACTGCATCTGATAGTGATAGTGTTTCCTCTGGTAGCACATCAGGGCTGCATGAATTAGGTGGTGGGATTTCCAAAGGGAAAAGTGGAGCTCGTGGCATTGCTGTATCTGCAAGGTTTTGGCAAGAAACCAATAGCAGATTGAGACGGCTACAGGATCCGGGTTCACCATTATCTTCTAGTCCAACTTCCAGAATGGGCATTTCATCAAAAACCATTCAATCAAAAAGATTTTATAGCGATGCTCCTTTGGCATCTCCCAGAACAATTGCTTCTTCACCTATTAGGGGAGCCACGAGGCCTGCATCGCCTAGTAAGCTTTGGACACCTTCAGCTTCATCTCCTTCAAGAGGGATTTCTAGCCCTTTAAGGGGGAGACCCATAAGCAGTAATTCTAGTAGTACACCTTCAATTCTTAGTTTCTCTGTTGATTTAAGGAGAGGGAAGATTGGGGAGGACCGAATTGTTGATGCACATACGTTAAGGCTTCTGTATAACCGTTACTTGCAGTGGCGGTTTGTAAATGCAAGGGCAGATGCTACCTTCATGGTGCAGAGACTAAATGCAGAG ATTACTTATTTAGAAGAATGGTCTCATCTGGATAGAGATCACTCCACCTCTTTGGAAGGAGCAACTGAAGCTTTAAAGGCCAGTACTCTTCGTCTTCCAATCGTTGGAAAAGCGATA GCTGATGTTCAAAATCTAAAGGATGCTATTGGTTCTGCAGTCGATGTAATGCAAGCAATGGCATCCTCTGTATGCTCACTATCAGCAAAG GTGGAGGAAATCAATTCCTTGGTGGTTGAAATTGTTAATGTGACagcaaaagaaaaatattttcttgaacAATGTAAAGGTTTCTTGTCCACATTGGCAGCCATGCAG GTTAAGGACTGTAGCTTGAGAACGCATATAATACAATTAAATCGATTACGGACTACAAGCAATCTGACAACACGTGTCTAG